One Miscanthus floridulus cultivar M001 chromosome 11, ASM1932011v1, whole genome shotgun sequence DNA window includes the following coding sequences:
- the LOC136494717 gene encoding uncharacterized protein: protein MDARQLCAADSELELARARCVALQDHLAASPDLPRHPALRSLLRLVDAELRFLSSLHPAPATPLSSNLPHLAALHLVLTHPAVRSPSRLSPLPGVDFACAFRGQPAWVLVSASNPARLAWPPPGGHRARFAAALDAAGGAPPATRPEKLLLVFSRGVGVDIARGLAEGFEAVETDLLEEFISDSEEEDGDGWVAVSFNPSEELRNFRAFEIDVVEGAGEGLLPPDAAVAEGTADDEPLGFEGAFGAFMRKMWRESRELVNLDTTALVAIVSGISNGGVGKLMATPEAETRARFKCNYKFVMDQAQSELQFPILIELGKALEGKQCIICETVNLEFKEIVSMCGGAEENIRARHLLKQLIIVPDSPSVRMMDLPTTRKLAMKNKIVFGTGDHWRAPTLTATWGL from the exons ATGGATGCACGGCAGCTGTGCGCCGCCGACTCCGAGCTGGAGCTGGCGCGGGCGCGGTGCGTCGCGCTGCAGGACCACCTCGCCGCTTCGccggacctaccacgccatcccgCGCTCCGCTCCCTCCTCCGCCTCGTCGACGCCGAGCTGCGCTTCCTCTCCTCGCTCCACCCCGCCCCGGCCACGCCGCTCTCCTCCAACCTGCCCCACCTCGCGGCGCTCCACCTCGTCCTCACCCACCCGGCCGTGCGGAGCCCGTCCCGGCTCTCGCCGCTCCCGGGGGTCGACTTCGCCTGCGCCTTCCGTGGCCAGCCCGCGTGGGTGCTCGTCTCCGCGAGCAACCCCGCCAGGCTCGCCTGGCCCCCGCCCGGGGGTCACCGCGCCCGCTTCGCTGCGGCGCTGGACGCCGCGGGCGGTGCCCCGCCCGCTACGCGGCCCGAGAAGCTGCTCCTCGTCTTCTCCCGTGGTGTCGGCGTGGATATCGCGCGGGGGCTCGCCGAGGGGTTCGAGGCCGTGGAGACTGACTTGCTCGAGGAGTTCATTAGCGACTCCGAGGAGGAGGATGGGGACGGGTGGGTCGCCGTCAGCTTCAACCCGAGTGAGGAGCTCAGGAATTTCAGGGCGTTTGAGATTGATGTCGTGGAGGGTGCTGGCGAGGGTTTGCTGCCACCAGACGCCGCGGTGGCTGAGGGAACTGCTGATGATGAGCCTTTGGGTTTTGAGGGAGCGTTTGGTGCCTTTATGAGGAAGATGTGGAGGGAATCGAGGGAGCTGGTGAATTTGGACACCACTGCGCTGGTTGCTATAGTGTCAGGGATCAGCAATGGCGGGGTAGGGAAGCTGATGGCTACACCTGAGGCGGAGACCAGAGCAAGGTTCAAGTGCAACTACAAGTTCGTCATGGATCAG GCACAATCCGAACTGCAATTTCCAATACTCATAGAGTTGGGGAAAGCATTGGAGGGGAAGCAATGTATCATATGTGAAACTGTCAACTTGGAGTTCAAAGAAATTGTTTCGATGTGTGGTGGAGCCGAGGAGAACATCAGAGCAAGACATTTGTTGAAACAACTCAT CATTGTCCCAGACAGTCCTTCGGTTCGAATGATGGATCTTCCAACCACAAGGAAGCTCGCGATGAAGAACAAAATTGTTTTTGGCACAGGTGACCATTGGCGGGCTCCTACTTTGACTGCTACATGGGGTTTGTAA
- the LOC136494942 gene encoding CDT1-like protein b: protein MSEANTTQLDLEKGFSQVSNDNDSSSPATVHKMKVETEDGGSEIESPTPEKHESRSKGVVVSSLARNLLAERYKDRFANQLVEDEGETDEEDYNESVSPSGSRSLFSESIELLEKHKDLLNLFNRMESSIRLLHLRKKMATFNNIVTQVEILTKRKLLYGHLAQMKHLFPEAIQIKRILEHDEKSLCMYADMEITLVMDVVECTSPDQSPSMTICEAFYSMLLRFLDAHHKGADIPEAILPEPFNSRPREKLYLEAVHNGHAAEPPMQGAADEELSNASHFPQSFQKLMSQKIIADGTEKTQLISDPAELSSVSAYDTEGSDRNPKKQDEHAPVPVNSEISATPSRHLISCCQESTPKQGTSESSLLSGTPAIQTPKRPLPTPLEKPKVTCGHISEPRSASSARRSLNTSLKFEGGSPSYYDGMEHTTTAEKSIISEDSSSFNKSFEEDSPVFFTDKDKINEVDLVDTQERMASLHTTFDIVCDISRSTKNSLITKQELFHNILANNLEIEEIGEIEEQLHILEDLAPALISKKVINGGEILYSIEPITDQNSVRARLVEPV from the exons ATGAGTGAGGCGAATACTACTCAGCTTGACCTTGAGAAAGGATTTTCTCAAGTGTCTAATGATAATGATTCGAGTAGCCCTGCAACTGTGCACAAGATGAAAGTTGAGACAGAAGATGGTGGAAGTGAAATCGAATCACCCACTCCAGAAAAACATGAATCTAGAAGCAAAGGGGTTGTTGTGAGTTCACTGGCCAGGAATTTGCTTGCAGAGAGGTACAAAGACAGATTTGCAAATCAGCTGGTGGAAGATGAGGGTGAGACAGATGAAGAAGACTATAATGAAAGTGTTTCGCCTAGTGGTAGCCGATCTCTTTTTTCAGAAAGCATTGAACTTCTTGAGAA ACACAAGGATTTGCTGAATCTTTTCAATAGAATGGAGAGTTCTATAAGATTGCTTCACCTACGAAAGAAGATGGCTACATTTAATAATATTGTCACCCAGGTGGAGATACTCACAAAAAG GAAGTTATTATACGGTCATTTGGCCCAGATGAAGCATTTATTCCCAGAGGCAATCCAGATAAAGAGGATACTAGAACATGATGAGAAGAGTCTATGCATGTATGCTGATATGGAAATCACACTTGTAATGGATGTTGTGGAATGCACAAGCCCTGATCAGTCTCCATCCATGACAATTTGCGAGGCTTTTTACTCAATGCTTTTGAGATTTTTGGATGCTCATCATAAG GGTGCAGACATTCCTGAGGCAATCCTACCGGAACCCTTTAATTCAAGGCCAAGGGAGAAGTTATATCTTGAGGCAGTACATAATGGGCATGCTGCTGAGCCACCTATGCAGGGTGCCGCTGACGAAGAACTCTCAAATGCTTCCCACTTCCCACAATCTTTTCAAAAACTCATGTCGCAGAAAATCATTGCTGATGGAACTGAAAAGACTCAATTGATATCTGATCCAGCAGAGCTGAGCTCTGTGAGTGCTTATGATACCGAAGGGTCAGACAGAAACCCTAAAAAGCAAGATGAACATGCTCCAGTTCCAGTGAACTCTGAAATTTCTGCTACTCCAAGCCGCCATTTGATCTCTTGTTGTCAAGAGAGTACACCAAAACAAGggacctcagagtcatcgttgtTGTCCGGAACACCTGCAATACAGACTCCAAAAAGGCCATTGCCGACTCCACTTGAGAAACCCAAGGTCACATGTGGACACATTAGTGAACCACGTTCAGCCAGTTCTGCCCGCAGATCACTAAATACATCGTTAAAATTTGAAGGAGGAAGCCCTTCTTATTATGATGGAATGGAACATACGACTACAGCTGAAAAAAGCATAATCTCAGAAGACTCGTCGAGTTTTAACAAGTCATTTGAG GAAGATAGTCCTGTCTTCTTTACTGATAAAGACAAAATCAATGAAGTAGACTTAGTGGATACTCAGGAAAGGATGGCTTCGCTACATACCACATTTGACATAGTCTGCGATATTTCTCGTTCTACCAAGAATTCACTTATCACGAAACAGGAACTTTTCCACAATATTCTTGCCAACAACTTGGAGATAGAAGAGATTG GGGAGATAGAAGAGCAGCTGCATATTTTAGAGGATCTGGCTCCTGCTTTGATATCAAAGAAGGTGATAAATGGAGGAGAAATACTTTATAG CATCGAACCTATAACAGATCAGAATTCAGTTCGGGCTAGGCTTGTAGAACCTGTATGA
- the LOC136493909 gene encoding flavonol 3-O-glucosyltransferase UGT89B1-like: METAATPTTAPHVLVVPFPAQGHALPLLDFAALLAARGLRLTVVTSPANLPLLSPLLVAHPGAVSPLTLPFPSNSSIPPGLESVRGCPPEYFPVFIHALTALREPVRAWARSRPSSDDDPIVAVVADFFCGWAQPLARELGAAGIVFSPSGVIGAAVPHSLFRRLVRRPAAAEGGGEESSVVTFPAIPGEPAYQWRELSMLYRWYVEGGKEDEQVRESVRRNFLWNVEESWGFVFNSFKALEGRYLEQPLEDLGFRRVWAVGPVAPDADAAGVRGGEVAVAAASLGTWLDPFPEGSVVYVSFGSQAVLTPAVAAALAEALERSAVPFVWVVGAGSSGVVPEGFEARAAAAGRGMVVRGWAPQLATLRHPAVGWFMTHCGWNSVLEAAAAGVPMLAWPMTADQFVNARLLVDEARVAVRACAGGFGVAPDSGELATVLADAVGEKGRDVRARAKELATEAARAVNEGGSSYADLVGLVHEIRNLR; this comes from the coding sequence ATGGAGACGGCAGCCACACCTACCACGGCGCCGCACGTGCTGGTGGTCCCCTTCCCGGCGCAGGGCCACGCGCTGCCGCTCCTGGACTTCGCCGCCCTGCTCGCCGCGCGGGGCCTCCGCCTCACCGTCGTCACCTCACCCGCCAACCTCCCGCTGCTCTCGCCTCTCCTCGTGGCGCACCCCGGCGCCGTCAGCCCGCTGACCCTCCCGTTCCCTTCCAACTCGTCTATCCCCCCGGGTCTCGAGAGCGTCAGGGGCTGCCCCCCGGAGTACTTCCCCGTCTTCATCCACGCGCTCACCGCGCTCCGCGAGCCGGTCCGCGCGTGGGCCAGGTCACGCCCGTCGTCCGACGACGACCCcatcgtcgccgtcgtcgccgacTTCTTCTGCGGGTGGGCGCAGCCGCTCGCGCGCGAGCTCGGCGCCGCGGGCATCGTGTTCTCGCCGTCCGGCGTCATCGGCGCCGCCGTCCCTCACTCGCTCTTCCGCCGCCTGGTGAGGCGGCCTGCTGCTGCcgagggcggcggcgaggagtCCAGCGTCGTCACGTTCCCGGCGATCCCCGGCGAGCCGGCGTACCAGTGGAGAGAGCTCTCGATGCTTTACAGGTGGTACGTGGAAGGCGGAAAAGAAGACGAGCAGGTCCGCGAGTCGGTGAGGCGGAACTTCCTCTGGAACGTGGAGGAGAGCTGGGGGTTCGTGTTCAACTCGTTCAAGGCGCTGGAGGGGAGGTACCTGGAACAGCCGCTCGAGGACCTGGGTTTCAGGCGCGTCTGGGCGGTGGGCCCCGTGGCGCCTGACGCGGACGCCGCCGGCGTGCGCGGCGGGGAGGTGGCCGTCGCGGCCGCCAGCCTCGGCACGTGGCTGGACCCGTTCCCAGAAGGCTCGGTCGTGTACGTGTCGTTCGGGAGCCAGGCGGTGCTGACCCCGGCCGTGGCTGCGGCGCTGGCCGAGGCGCTGGAGCGCAGCGCCGTGCCGTTCGTATGGGTCGTGGGCGCCGGGAGCAGCGGCGTCGTGCCCGAAGGGTTCGaggcgcgcgcggcggcggcgggccgcgGGATGGTGGTGCGCGGGTGGGCACCGCAGCTGGCGACGCTGCGGCACCCGGCGGTGGGGTGGTTCATGACGCACTGCGGCTGGAACTCGGTGCTCGAGGCCGCCGCGGCGGGGGTGCCCATGCTGGCGTGGCCGATGACGGCGGACCAGTTCGTGAACGCGCGCCTGCTCGTGGACGAGGCGCGCGTTGCGGTGCGCGCGTGCGCGGGGGGCTTCGGCGTCGCGCCGGACTCGGGAGAGCTGGCGACCGTGCTGGCCGACGCGGTCGGGGAGAAGGGGCGCGACGTGAGGGCGCGCGCCAAGGAGCTCGCGACGGAGGCCGCGCGGGCGGTGAACGAAGGCGGGAGCTCGTACGCTGATTTGGTCGGGTTAGTGCACGAGATTCGGAATCTTCGTTGA
- the LOC136492602 gene encoding protein COFACTOR ASSEMBLY OF COMPLEX C SUBUNIT B CCB4, chloroplastic-like isoform X2 → MELSRGIVSAPLRPVYSGHGRCGPLSGAFSPPQSSSTVEVRRCCISKALQPRQEWVEGWVRRNDTLVRGLPIVVGGASLVAVLLNRAVSGIAAVTDASSSQSRADILTLVLSVTDILAGLVWLSIRPKSISPAVPEGVECKRVLPGVSSSALHELLWTWDSLTTATCCKSLVIVYGGNCVLQIGVAAGYPEDGNALNVDAQKFIGSLYKSAMESKKQSYLANLALYPGRSELPFLPANTQAWIAMIADKLDATLSKS, encoded by the exons ATGGAGCTGAGCAGAGGCATTGTATCTGCCCCGCTCCGGCCGGTTTACTCCGGCCACGGCCGCTGCGGTCCTCTCTCCGGAGCGTTCTCACCGCCGCAGTCGTCTTCTACCGTG GAAGTGCGCAGGTGCTGCATCAGCAAGGCGCTGCAGCCACGGCAGGAGTGGGTGGAGGGCTGGGTCCGCCGCAACGACACACTCGTTCGCGGCCTGCCCATTGTCGTCGGCGGCGCTTCCCTCGTCGCTGTCCTCCTCAACCGCGCTGTTTCAGGAATTGCCGCCGTCACCGACGCCTCCAG TTCGCAGTCGAGGGCTGACATATTGACCCTTGTTCTCTCCGTGACTGACATTCTTGCCGGCCTCGTTTGGTTATCCATCCGTCCGAAATCCATTTCTCCG GCGGTTCCTGAAGGTGTCGAGTGTAAACGAGTTCTTCCGGGCGTGTCAAGTTCTGCGCTTCATGAACTACTTTG GACATGGGATTCCCTCACTACTGCAACTTGTTGCAAATCACTGGTTATTGTGTATGGAGGTAATTGTGTTCTTCAAATCGGGGTTGCTGCGGGATATCCAgaagatggtaatgcacttaatGTGGATGCACAAAAGTTCATTGGCTCTCTTTACAAAAGTGCCATGGAATCCAAGAAGC AATCTTATCTGGCAAATCTTGCTTTATATCCTGGGAGGTCTGAATTGCCGTTCTTGCCTGCTAACACACAG GCTTGGATCGCAATGATCGCAGACAAGCTGGATGCCACATTGTCTAAGTCTTAA
- the LOC136492602 gene encoding protein COFACTOR ASSEMBLY OF COMPLEX C SUBUNIT B CCB4, chloroplastic-like isoform X1, giving the protein MELSRGIVSAPLRPVYSGHGRCGPLSGAFSPPQSSSTVEVRRCCISKALQPRQEWVEGWVRRNDTLVRGLPIVVGGASLVAVLLNRAVSGIAAVTDASSSQSRADILTLVLSVTDILAGLVWLSIRPKSISPAVPEGVECKRVLPGVSSSALHELLWTWDSLTTATCCKSLVIVYGGNCVLQIGVAAGYPEDGNALNVDAQKFIGSLYKSAMESKKQSYLANLALYPGRSELPFLPANTQALILQSIGDKGVVIVGGDTIRGFTNIDQAWIAMIADKLDATLSKS; this is encoded by the exons ATGGAGCTGAGCAGAGGCATTGTATCTGCCCCGCTCCGGCCGGTTTACTCCGGCCACGGCCGCTGCGGTCCTCTCTCCGGAGCGTTCTCACCGCCGCAGTCGTCTTCTACCGTG GAAGTGCGCAGGTGCTGCATCAGCAAGGCGCTGCAGCCACGGCAGGAGTGGGTGGAGGGCTGGGTCCGCCGCAACGACACACTCGTTCGCGGCCTGCCCATTGTCGTCGGCGGCGCTTCCCTCGTCGCTGTCCTCCTCAACCGCGCTGTTTCAGGAATTGCCGCCGTCACCGACGCCTCCAG TTCGCAGTCGAGGGCTGACATATTGACCCTTGTTCTCTCCGTGACTGACATTCTTGCCGGCCTCGTTTGGTTATCCATCCGTCCGAAATCCATTTCTCCG GCGGTTCCTGAAGGTGTCGAGTGTAAACGAGTTCTTCCGGGCGTGTCAAGTTCTGCGCTTCATGAACTACTTTG GACATGGGATTCCCTCACTACTGCAACTTGTTGCAAATCACTGGTTATTGTGTATGGAGGTAATTGTGTTCTTCAAATCGGGGTTGCTGCGGGATATCCAgaagatggtaatgcacttaatGTGGATGCACAAAAGTTCATTGGCTCTCTTTACAAAAGTGCCATGGAATCCAAGAAGC AATCTTATCTGGCAAATCTTGCTTTATATCCTGGGAGGTCTGAATTGCCGTTCTTGCCTGCTAACACACAG GCACTGATATTACAGTCAATTGGTGATAAAGGGGTTGTGATTGTTGGTGGCGACACTATAAGAGGTTTCACTAATATTGATCAG GCTTGGATCGCAATGATCGCAGACAAGCTGGATGCCACATTGTCTAAGTCTTAA
- the LOC136492602 gene encoding protein COFACTOR ASSEMBLY OF COMPLEX C SUBUNIT B CCB4, chloroplastic-like isoform X3 yields the protein MELSRGIVSAPLRPVYSGHGRCGPLSGAFSPPQSSSTVEVRRCCISKALQPRQEWVEGWVRRNDTLVRGLPIVVGGASLVAVLLNRAVSGIAAVTDASSSQSRADILTLVLSVTDILAGLVWLSIRPKSISPAVPEGVECKRVLPGVSSSALHELLWTWDSLTTATCCKSLVIVYGGNCVLQIGVAAGYPEDGNALNVDAQKFIGSLYKSAMESKKRLDRNDRRQAGCHIV from the exons ATGGAGCTGAGCAGAGGCATTGTATCTGCCCCGCTCCGGCCGGTTTACTCCGGCCACGGCCGCTGCGGTCCTCTCTCCGGAGCGTTCTCACCGCCGCAGTCGTCTTCTACCGTG GAAGTGCGCAGGTGCTGCATCAGCAAGGCGCTGCAGCCACGGCAGGAGTGGGTGGAGGGCTGGGTCCGCCGCAACGACACACTCGTTCGCGGCCTGCCCATTGTCGTCGGCGGCGCTTCCCTCGTCGCTGTCCTCCTCAACCGCGCTGTTTCAGGAATTGCCGCCGTCACCGACGCCTCCAG TTCGCAGTCGAGGGCTGACATATTGACCCTTGTTCTCTCCGTGACTGACATTCTTGCCGGCCTCGTTTGGTTATCCATCCGTCCGAAATCCATTTCTCCG GCGGTTCCTGAAGGTGTCGAGTGTAAACGAGTTCTTCCGGGCGTGTCAAGTTCTGCGCTTCATGAACTACTTTG GACATGGGATTCCCTCACTACTGCAACTTGTTGCAAATCACTGGTTATTGTGTATGGAGGTAATTGTGTTCTTCAAATCGGGGTTGCTGCGGGATATCCAgaagatggtaatgcacttaatGTGGATGCACAAAAGTTCATTGGCTCTCTTTACAAAAGTGCCATGGAATCCAAGAAGC GCTTGGATCGCAATGATCGCAGACAAGCTGGATGCCACATTGTCTAA